The proteins below are encoded in one region of Oryzias melastigma strain HK-1 linkage group LG9, ASM292280v2, whole genome shotgun sequence:
- the LOC112148637 gene encoding E3 ubiquitin-protein ligase NEURL3 — MVKEDGNNNNSVGSGITNKCSLHCLGPLTFYGQAAGDRIHLSSDGLQAERRGDTFRGGVVFTSRPVRVQERIRVRVQKDDVFRWQGAMRVGFTNVPPSNRSLPLPEMAIPNLTNKRGHWAAPVPEYQCSAGSELVFWVSAGGSVYLESSNTRRKLLSGVDLSQPLWAMIDIYGQTRSIRLLGSEMKRLFYRRKSCPVSAPELPISPDQGCNLNADASTSGQSDECISCLDTDMSADETCVVCMQRAVKSALPCGHKCLCYQCTSRVLLQFGTCPLCREDIRSLLTEWRGVSG, encoded by the exons ATGGTGAAGGAAGACGGGAACAACAACAACTCTG TTGGCTCAGGAATAACAAATAAGTGCAGCCTTCACTGCCTCGGACCCCTGACTTTTTATGGCCAGGCTGCTGGAGACCGGATCCACCTGAGCTCGGACGGTCTGCAGGCTGAGAGGAGAGGCGACACGTTCAGAGGTGGCGTGGTGTTCACTAGTCGCCCGGTGAGGGTCCAGGAGAGGATTCGTGTTCGAGTGCAGAAGGATGACGTGTTTAGATGGCAGGGCGCCATGCGAGTCGGCTTCACCAACGTGCCACCTTCGAACAGATCTTTACCTCTGCCTGAGATGGCCATCCCAAATCTCACTAACAAGCGGGGCCACTGGGCTGCTCCTGTGCCTGAGTACCAGTGCTCTGCAGGTTCAGAGCTGGTGTTCTGGGTCTCTGCTGGTGGAAGCGTATACTTAGAAAGCAGCAACACCAGACGGAAACTGCTCTCAGGAGTGGACCTCAGTCAGCCCCTCTGGGCCATGATCGACATCTACGGACAGACACGATCCATTCGTCTGCTTG GCTCTGAGATGAAAAGATTGTTTTATAGAAGAAAGTCCTGTCCTGTTTCTGCACCTGAGCTTCCCATCTCACCTGATCAAGGCTGCAACCTGAATGCTGACGCTTCAACATCTGGACAATCTGATGAGTGCATCTCCTGCCTTGATACGGACATGTCAGCAG ATGAAACATGTGTGGTGTGCATGCAGAGAGCAGTCAAAAGTGCACTGCCCTGTGGTCACAAGTGTTTGTGTTACCAATGCACCTCCAGAGTCTTGCTGCAGTTTGGAACCTGCCCGCTGTGTCGAGAGGACATCAGGTCTCTGCTAACAGAGTGGAGGGGGGTTTCTGGCTGA
- the LOC112148063 gene encoding E3 ubiquitin-protein ligase NEURL3-like: protein MGKRRIWNKRKNSGGSVTAHKCRCHCLGPLTFYGQAAGDRIHLSSDGLQAERRGDTFRGGVVFTSRPVRVRERIRVRVQKDDVFRWQGAMRVGFTSVPPSDRSLPLPEMAIPNLTNKRGHWAVPVPEYQCSAGSELVFWVSAGGSVYLESSNTRRKLLSGVDLSQPLWAMIDIYGQTRSIRLLGSEMKGLFYRRKSCPVSAPELPISPDRGCNLNANASTSGQADECISCLDTDMSADETCVVCMQRAVKSALPCGHKCLCYQCTSRVSLQVLLQFGTCPLCRENIRLRAGQEILT from the exons ATGGGGAAAAGAAGAATTTGGAACAAACGGAAGAATTCTG GTGGTTCAGTTACAGCTCATAAGTGCAGGTGTCACTGCCTCGGACCTCTGACTTTTTATGGCCAGGCTGCTGGAGACCGGATCCACCTGAGCTCGGACGGTCTGCAGGCTGAGAGGAGAGGCGACACGTTCAGAGGTGGCGTGGTGTTCACTAGTCGCCCGGTGAGGGTCCGGGAGAGGATTCGTGTTCGAGTGCAGAAGGATGACGTGTTTAGATGGCAAGGCGCCATGCGAGTCGGCTTCACCAGCGTCCCACCTTCGGACAGATCTTTACCTTTGCCTGAGATGGCCATCCCGAATCTCACTAACAAGCGGGGCCACTGGGCTGTTCCTGTGCCTGAGTACCAGTGTTCTGCAGGTTCAGAGCTGGTGTTCTGGGTCTCTGCTGGTGGAAGCGTATACTTAGAAAGCAGCAACACCAGACGGAAACTGCTCTCAGGAGTGGACCTCAGTCAGCCCCTCTGGGCCATGATCGACATCTATGGACAGACACGATCCATTCGTCTGCTTG GCTCTGAGATGAAAGGATTGTTTTATAGAAGAAAGTCCTGTCCTGTTTCTGCACCTGAGCTTCCCATCTCACCTGATCGAGGCTGCAACTTGAATGCTAACGCTTCAACATCTGGACAAGCTGATGAGTGCATCTCCTGCCTTGATACGGACATGTCAGCAG ATGAAACATGTGTTGTGTGCATGCAGAGAGCAGTCAAAAGTGCACTGCCCTGTGGCCACAAGTGTTTGTGTTACCAATGCACCTCCAGAGTCTCGCTGCA AGTCTTGCTGCAGTTTGGAACCTGCCCGCTGTGTCGAGAGAACATCCGATTGAGGGCAGGCCAGGAAATCCTGACATGA